In Synechococcus sp. PCC 6312, one genomic interval encodes:
- a CDS encoding YlcI/YnfO family protein yields the protein MMSRLTLRLPETLHQQLIHLAESEGVSLNQYIVYALTRQATLAYTVQTTPTEEFNQQQQAFQALLKELGQTSSAEVKLVLDKREVVQPEEELSPEIVARFQQHIRDASKA from the coding sequence ATGATGAGCCGATTAACACTTCGATTACCAGAAACACTGCACCAACAACTAATTCATCTGGCTGAGAGTGAAGGCGTTTCCTTAAATCAGTACATTGTTTATGCGCTGACTCGTCAAGCCACCTTAGCTTATACAGTTCAAACAACTCCTACAGAGGAATTCAATCAGCAACAGCAAGCTTTTCAAGCGTTACTCAAAGAATTGGGACAAACCTCTTCAGCAGAAGTTAAGTTAGTTTTGGATAAACGAGAAGTGGTTCAACCAGAAGAAGAATTAAGCCCTGAGATTGTTGCCCGTTTTCAGCAGCATATTCGTGACGCTTCAAAAGCTTGA